GAGTTTTATCTAGATGAAACtgattttttctcttttttcttaaaTTTTATGCTATGTCATCATATAATTTTACATGACATGCTAATTAATGTACATAAAACTTCACCGAAACTCCTATTGGGACTGGAGTGGCCTAACGGAAACGGACAACAAGCCAAGCCAAGAAACACGCACGCGCACGCAAAGAGCACGCCGCCCGCTTCGCCTTGGCTTCCCTCCCCTTCCGGCCTTTCCCAGAGCAGCTCCTACGCATTGCATTCCAAAACCCCTCAAAAACAAAAAGCCTCTCCGTCTCcgtctctccccccccccccccccatcccCCGCTCCATGACCATGATGTCCAGGCCTCCatccatccccgccgccgcctgaggGCCATCGCCTCGGTGCTCTGCTTCCCGCGCCTGCCAGAGCCTCGGATTCGCAAGGCATTACGCTGGGGCAGCCGGATCTGGGACCGCCGCGCTCACAGGTGACCGGATCTGGacatcctttcttcttcttcttcttttttgtgtGTATCTGTTCGATTCAGCGTCCTGCGGTGCCTCCCGTGTCCAACTCTAGGattttgtttcttttgttttcttctctACGTCGAATTCTAGCTTCTTCATGTTTGTTTGTGTGTCCAATTCCTTCTATTATTTCCCCCCTCTCTGCGTTTCTGGAATCGCAGGTCTTTTTATGCGTCTGTTTGGAAAGTCTAGTTTCACTTGCATGTTTATCTTAGTtccttcctttttccttttctttatcCAGGTCATCAGTTGCGTCGCTTTCCAACGTCCGACTTCAGCGCTGCGGGGCGACGACGCGACGTCCAAAAGCTCCTCCTCCATCTTTTTGCACCGGTATATACAACTTttttttgatatatatatatacttcctGATTTAACTAATCGCGCCAACGTGCGTGCTCAGATTCAATAGATTATACGCGTCAGTCTCAGTCCTATGATTCCTGCGCTCTATCTGTAAAGTCTGATGTGCTTGGGCCTCAGATAAGTCCAGGAAGCCAAATATTAATAATCCGTAGcctgtttttttcttcttcttttgggtTTGTCGACATCAGCTCTCAACTAACAGCTATCGGTGTCACCGACCAGTGCTTAGCGAATCGCCTCAGATACTTATGTATGGTCCCAGAATCAGGTGTCAAAGGGATTTTTAGTCTTCGCTTGATTGATGTTGACTCATACAGGTTTTAGGACATGATACATCaaccttttttctctctctttttttaaaacaaaagtGGATTCCATCATTTCTTTTGATTACTGATGATAGTCTGTTTCATAAATCCTCCTGCTCAAGTAGCCACTCCATGGACTCATTTGCAGGCATTGCTAACAGTGCACTATTTTCTCTCTGCAGTGCAACATAGTGAGCTACTACAGCATCAGCTGCAACACTCCTCGATCTTGATCCAGTCACCCTTCCAACGCAACTGTGCCTCTCTTCCTTCAACGTACGCGTGGAGTGGAGATCCAGCCAGCCTTGAGTTGACTTCTTCTTTTGTTGGTAAGGACACTTGCTTGCTTTTGCTTGGGAAGATTGTTCATCTTGCTGGCACAGAATAGTTTCTTTCACTGCCAGTCCTCAAATCCAAATATTTGATCTTGGCACACACCTGTTCCACTCAGATTGTTTCTGGTATGTTTGCTGCATTACGTAGTGGTAATATCGttttgttttccaaaaaaaaaatgttggggAGTTGAACACTCCTAGAGATTTAGTTTTTCAATATACGTCCACTGTTTACAAGTTTGACGACATGATCGAAAAATTGATGTATGAGTTACTATATGGAAGTATAATTCTCATTTAATCTgtatctttaaatacaattatACTTTTAAGTTATTCAGTTTGCACGTCCTGTTTGTTTTTCTGTTGCAGTTTGTGTTAGCctgttacttttttttttttgcttaagTAGCTACTTCTTGGATTCCTATTTCTAAGGCAATTCCAACAATTTAATCTTTCTTGTGCAGTGCAGTATTGTGAACTACAACATTAGCAGAGGCAATGGCTGCATATAAGCTGGGTGTGGAGGTCATAAGTGCTCATGATCTGATGCCCAAGGACGGGCAAGGTTCTGCCAGTGCCTGCGTCGAGCTCACCTTTGATGAGCAGCGGTTCCGCACTGCCGTCAAGGAGAAGGACCTGAACCCGGTGTGGAATGAGCGCTTCTACTTCAATATATCAGATCCTTCTAATCTTCCTGAGCTCGCCCTTGAAGCATATGTATACAATGTCAACAAAACCATGGAAAGTTCCAGGTCCTTCCTTGGGAAGGTTAGGATTGCTGGAACCTCATTTGTGCCCTTTCCTGATGCGGTGGTCATGCATTATCCATTGGAGAAGCGCGGGATGTTCTCGCGCGTCAAAGGAGAACTGGGTCTGAAAGTATACATCACCAATGACCCTGCCATCAAAGCTTCAAACCCTCTTCCTGCAATGGACCCTGTTTCGAATaatcctcctccagctccaagtGCAGCAGAACAAATTGCAGCTGATATAACTGGTACTAACCTGCACCGATCTCAGGAGCATAGGTCTGAGGCGAGAACCTTACACACCATTGCTCAGGAGGCACAGCATCATCATAACCATGGCCATCTTCCAGCTAGTTTTGGTGAGCAGCCTTCCAAGTACTCTGTAGACCAGATGAAACCTGAACCTCAACAACCCAGGATCGTGAGAATGTATTCAGCGGCCTCTCAGCAGCCCATGGACTATGCACTCAAAGAGACCAGTCCATTTCTTGGTGGTGGGCAGGTTGTCGGTGGCCGGGTTATACGTGGTGAAAAGCATGCTAGCACTTATGACCTTGTGGAGCGAATGCAGTATCTGTTTGTTCGTGTGGTCAGGGCTCGGGACTTGCCTGACATGGATGTCACTGGAAGCTTGGATCCTTTTGTTGAAGTGAGAGTTGGCAACTATAGAGGGATAACTAAGCACTTTGAGAAGCAGAGGAATCCTGAGTGGAATGCAGTCTTTGCCTTTTCCAGGGACCGTATGCAGGCATCTGTCCTTGAAGTTGTGGTCAAAGACAAAGATTTGCTTAAGGATGACTTTGTTGGCTTGGTGCGATTTGATTTAAATGATGTTCCAATCCGTGTGCCCCCTGACAGCGCACTGGCTCCAGAATGGTACCGGCTTGTTGGAAAGAGCGGGGATAAGTCCATGGGTGAGCTCATGCTTGCAGTTTGGATTGGCACACAAGCTGATGAAGCATTTCCTGATGCCTGGCATTCGGATGCTGCAACACTTGAAGATCCATCCGCTGTAACACACATGAAGTCTAAAGTATATCATGCTCCCAGATTGTGGTACCTGCGAGTTAATATAGTTGAGGCCCAAGATGTTGCTATATTCGATAAGACCCGCTATCCAGACGTATTTGTGAGAGCTCAGGTGGGGCATCAACTAGGGAGGACGAAACCTGTGCAGGCTAGAAATTTCAACCCATTTTGGAATGAAGACCTTTTGTTTGTGGCTGCTGAACCATTTGAGGATAACCTTATTCTGACTCTTGAGGATCGTGTGGCTCCTAATAAAGATGAAATGCTTGGCCGAGTAATTATACCATTGACAATGATTGATAGACGTGCTGATGACCGTATTGTCCATGGAAAGTGGTTCAATCTCGAGAAGCCCGTACTTGTTGATGTGGACCAACTGAAGAAGGAAAAGTTCTCTACTCGGCTTCATCTCCGTCTCTGTCTTGATGGAGGTTACCATGTTCTTGATGAGTCGACAAACTACAGCAGTGACCTTAGACCAACAGCCAAGCAACTCTGGAAGCCATCCATTGGTTTGCTTGAACTTGGTATCCTTGGTGCTCAAGGGATTGTTCCTATGAAAACACGAGACGGAAAAGGTTCATCAGATACCTATTGTGTTGCTAAGTACGGGTCTAAGTGGGTAAGGACACGTACCATCATGAACAATCCAAACCCCAGATTCAACGAACAGTACACCTGGGAAGTCTATGATCCTGCAACTGTCCTGACTATTGGTGTTTTTGACAATGGCCAACTTGGAGAGAAGAGTGGGGAGAAGACATCCATTGGCAAAGATGGGAAGATAGGCAAGGTTCGAATACGCCTTTCCACACTTGAAACTGGGCGTGTGTACACCCACTCGTATCCTCTCCTTGTTCTCCACTCATCGGGGGTCAAAAAGATGGGTGAACTGCACCTAGCGATTCGATTTTCCTCAACATCACTGGTAAACATGTTGTATCTGTACTCTCGTCCTTTGCTTCCAAAAATGCACTATGTGCGCCCAATACCTGTGCTTCAGGTTGATATGCTGCGCCACCAAGCTGTCCAGATTGTGGCTGCTCGACTTAGCCGGATGGAGCCACCTTTGAGAAAGGAAGTTGTTGAATACATGACAGATTTCGATTCTCACTTGTGGAGCATGAGGAAAAGCAAAGCAAACTTCTTCA
This sequence is a window from Panicum virgatum strain AP13 chromosome 7K, P.virgatum_v5, whole genome shotgun sequence. Protein-coding genes within it:
- the LOC120642157 gene encoding FT-interacting protein 3-like, which translates into the protein MAAYKLGVEVISAHDLMPKDGQGSASACVELTFDEQRFRTAVKEKDLNPVWNERFYFNISDPSNLPELALEAYVYNVNKTMESSRSFLGKVRIAGTSFVPFPDAVVMHYPLEKRGMFSRVKGELGLKVYITNDPAIKASNPLPAMDPVSNNPPPAPSAAEQIAADITGTNLHRSQEHRSEARTLHTIAQEAQHHHNHGHLPASFGEQPSKYSVDQMKPEPQQPRIVRMYSAASQQPMDYALKETSPFLGGGQVVGGRVIRGEKHASTYDLVERMQYLFVRVVRARDLPDMDVTGSLDPFVEVRVGNYRGITKHFEKQRNPEWNAVFAFSRDRMQASVLEVVVKDKDLLKDDFVGLVRFDLNDVPIRVPPDSALAPEWYRLVGKSGDKSMGELMLAVWIGTQADEAFPDAWHSDAATLEDPSAVTHMKSKVYHAPRLWYLRVNIVEAQDVAIFDKTRYPDVFVRAQVGHQLGRTKPVQARNFNPFWNEDLLFVAAEPFEDNLILTLEDRVAPNKDEMLGRVIIPLTMIDRRADDRIVHGKWFNLEKPVLVDVDQLKKEKFSTRLHLRLCLDGGYHVLDESTNYSSDLRPTAKQLWKPSIGLLELGILGAQGIVPMKTRDGKGSSDTYCVAKYGSKWVRTRTIMNNPNPRFNEQYTWEVYDPATVLTIGVFDNGQLGEKSGEKTSIGKDGKIGKVRIRLSTLETGRVYTHSYPLLVLHSSGVKKMGELHLAIRFSSTSLVNMLYLYSRPLLPKMHYVRPIPVLQVDMLRHQAVQIVAARLSRMEPPLRKEVVEYMTDFDSHLWSMRKSKANFFRLMTVFSGLFAVSKWFSGVCAWKNPITTVLVHILYIMLVCFPELILPTVFLYMFLIGIWNFRYRPRYPPHMNTKISHAEAVHPDELDEEFDTFPTSRNPEIVRMRYDRLRSVAGRIQTVVGDVATQGERVQALLSWRDPRATAVFVLFCLIAAVVLYVTPLQVLAALGGFYVMRHPRFRHRLPSVPVNFFRRLPARTDSML